The Acidobacteriota bacterium sequence TGGCGACATCAAGGGAAAGAAGATTGGCAGCCAGTGGCGCATCACCCGCGGGGCGCTGGCCGAGTTCCTCAAGTAACACGTGACCGAGCAGGAACGGCCCGAGGCATCGGCGTCGACCACGGTCGATCGCGTCGCCGCGGCGCGAGAGAAGTTCTCGTGTCCAGCCTGTGGCGGCGAGGCGCGTTGGAACCCTGACAAGCAGGCGCTGATCTGCCCGTTCTGCGGCACCACGTCGCCTGCCACGCTTGAGATGCGCGGCAGCGAGACCGTGGTGCTCGAACACGACCTGGTGGCCGCCCTGCGTGGCATCCCGGACGAGGCCCGCGGGTGGCGGGCCGAGAAGACGTCGGTCAAGTGTCAGAGTTGCCACGCCATCTCCGTGTTCGATCCGGACAAGATCAGTCGGCGATGCGACTTCTGCGGATCGACGGCGCTCGTGCCGTACGAGGAGGTGAAGGACGCCTTTCGGCCCGAGTCGCTCCTGCCGCTCCAGATCAGCGAGCCCAAGGCCCGTGATCTTCTGCGGACGTGGTACGGCAGTCAGTGGCTGGCGCCGAACGCGTTCAGCAAGAAGGCGCTCACCGATACGCTCAAGGGCGTCTACTTGCCGTACTGGACGTTCGACGCCGCGGTCGATGCCCACTGGACGGCAGACTCGGGCACGTACTACTGGGTACGCCAGGGCAACAAGCAGGTCAGGCAGGTGCGCTGGACGCCGGCGTCTGGTGATGTCTCACACGTCTTCGATGACGATCTGGTCTGCGCG is a genomic window containing:
- a CDS encoding zinc ribbon domain-containing protein is translated as MTEQERPEASASTTVDRVAAAREKFSCPACGGEARWNPDKQALICPFCGTTSPATLEMRGSETVVLEHDLVAALRGIPDEARGWRAEKTSVKCQSCHAISVFDPDKISRRCDFCGSTALVPYEEVKDAFRPESLLPLQISEPKARDLLRTWYGSQWLAPNAFSKKALTDTLKGVYLPYWTFDAAVDAHWTADSGTYYWVRQGNKQVRQVRWTPASGDVSHVFDDDLVCASLGVDASRMRQIEPFPTTHGLVPYDAGYLSGWTVERYQIDLVAAAQKSRQQMDAALRDLCARQVPGDTHRNLVVNANYRSQTFKHILAPVWLLTYVYGRKSYQVVVNGVTGEIAGSRPWSWIKITLLVLVILAFVAAIYALDR